In one Eschrichtius robustus isolate mEscRob2 chromosome 15, mEscRob2.pri, whole genome shotgun sequence genomic region, the following are encoded:
- the LOC137777406 gene encoding interleukin-36 gamma-like: MVKERISRGNTDFSPLEEDHDPEGWKTWMMLDDFYYPSRDTGRKLDGGKGCRDNPAMAGVLEAHELVCTVMEKPRFGEVFDLNQQVWFLQGQTLVAVPWSNGVTPVTVTVAPCRNPGSLEKDKGIPIYLGIQNPEMWLHCEDVGGQPKLQLKVNRQTPDLCNQAKPMKPFLFYHVQTDSNSTFESVAFPSWFITSSKRGQPIFLTSDLGRMYSTAFRMNLRI; encoded by the exons ATGGTGAAGGAGCGCATCAGCCGAG GGAATACAGATTTCTCACCCCTGGAGGAAGACCATGACCCAGAGGGATGGAAGACTTGGATGATGCTGGATGACTTCTATTACCCCTCAAGAGACACTGGAAGGAAATTGGATGGTGGGAAGGG GTGCCGAGACAACCCCGCTATGGCAGGTGTTCTGGAAGCCCATGAACTAGTCTGTACAG TAATGGAGAAACCTCGGTTTGGGGAAGTCTTTGACTTGAATCAGCAGGTGTGGTTCCTTCAGGGTCAGACCCTTGTGGCAGTTCCATGGAGCAACGGTGTGACTCCAG TCACTGTCACTGTTGCCCCATGCAGGAATCCAGGCTCTCTTGAGAAAGACAAAGGGATTCCCATTTATTTGGGAATACAGAATCCAGAAATGTGGCTGCATTGTGAGGACGTCGGAGGACAGCCCAAATTGCAGCTGAAGGTGA ACCGGCAGACACCGGATCTGTGCAACCAAGCTAAGCCCATGAAGCCCTTCCTCTTCTACCATGTCCAGACAGACAGTAACTCCACCTTTGAGTCTGTGGCCTTTCCCAGCTGGTTCATCACCTCCTCCAAGAGAGGCCAGCCCATCTTTCTCACTTCGGACCTGGGGAGAATGTACAGTACTGCCTTCCGTATGAATTTAAGGATTTAA